From the Cryptomeria japonica chromosome 2, Sugi_1.0, whole genome shotgun sequence genome, one window contains:
- the LOC131047417 gene encoding G-type lectin S-receptor-like serine/threonine-protein kinase LECRK3, whose amino-acid sequence MAATLTAIHVICITYLVAVRGVMGRLCEEKGECGLNGICKLDGDSSTCICPPGFHLIDTKNASKGCLPNTSPQLNKCGVTATMESVGHYDWSGNDYKNLNPINETACVQACLEDCFCTVAIYAIMDSVGNCWKKALPLIDGRASGTRSGYIKVYEESSPKPRGKKRGMALAAVGISLVGFCVVVAALFLVIWLCVWRPKLRFLQEVQTFNSEGLKAFSYREIEVATQGFKQVLGRGAFGKVYKGVLPDGRPVAVKMLENDLKQGDEAHVGEKEFRTEMIAIGSSHHKNLVQLYGFCNQGSKRILVYEYMPNGSLDRVLFHGETHLDWELRVNIALGTARGILYLHEECRYHILHCDVKPQNILLDEGFNSKLSDFGIAKLVGADQTWTFTAARGTIGYMAPEWQRGMAITVKVDVYSFGVMLLEIICCRKMAKEDVPENENILSDWAYDCLKDGGLVKLVEQQQTSGINPRQLERMVLVSLWCIQDDPSLRPSMKRVVQLLEGTLEIPVPPRPGFSSQISLSSNIGF is encoded by the coding sequence ATGGCAGCCACTCTTACAGCAATCCATGTTATCTGCATCACTTATCTGGTGGCAGTGAGAGGGGTGATGGGGAGACTCTGTGAAGAAAAAGGAGAGTGCGGTCTGAATGGAATTTGCAAACTGGATGGAGATTCATCCACTTGCATTTGTCCTCCCGGATTTCACTTAATTGACACCAAAAATGCTTCAAAAGGATGCTTGCCAAACACTTCTCCGCAGCTGAACAAGTGCGGAGTAACCGCAACAATGGAGTCGGTTGGGCACTATGATTGGTCAGGAAATGATTATAAAAACTTAAACCCTATCAACGAAACAGCGTGCGTGCAGGCATGCCTGGAGGATTGCTTTTGCACAGTGGCTATCTACGCCATTATGGACAGCGTAGGGAACTGCTGGAAGAAGGCCTTGCCATTGATAGATGGGAGAGCAAGCGGTACCAGAAGTGGGTATATAAAAGTGTATGAAGAATCCAGCCCTAAGCCACGAGGGAAAAAACGAGGGATGGCGCTTGCAGCCGTTGGAATAAGCCTGGTGGGCTTCTGCGTGGTCGTTGCAGCACTTTTCTTGGTGATTTGGTTGTGCGTATGGCGTCCCAAGCTTAGATTTTTGCAGGAGGTGCAAACGTTTAATTCTGAGGGGTTAAAAGCGTTTAGTTATCGCGAGATAGAAGTCGCCACTCAAGGCTTCAAACAAGTTCTGGGAAGGGGGGCCTTTGGAAAGGTTTACAAGGGCGTTTTACCTGATGGAAGGCCAGTTGCTGTGAAGATGCTCGAAAACGATCTGAAACAAGGCGATGAGGCTCACGTTGGCGAAAAGGAGTTCAGAACAGAGATGATCGCCATTGGTTCAAGTCATCACAAAAATCTGGTTCAACTGTACGGATTCTGTAACCAGGGTTCCAAAAGAATTCTGGTGTATGAGTACATGCCCAATGGATCTCTCGATAGGGTGTTGTTTCATGGTGAAACTCATCTTGATTGGGAGCTGCGTGTTAATATTGCTCTAGGGACGGCCCGAGGGATCTTGTATTTGCACGAGGAGTGTAGATACCATATACTCCATTGTGATGTAAAGCCTCAAAATATCCTGCTAGACGAAGGTTTTAATTCTAAGTTATCTGATTTTGGCATAGCCAAATTGGTTGGAGCAGATCAGACATGGACGTTTACAGCAGCCCGTGGAACTATAGGGTATATGGCGCCCGAGTGGCAGAGGGGCATGGCAATTACTGTAAAAGTAGATGTGTATAGTTTTGGAGTTATGTTACTGGAAATCATTTGTTGCAGGAAAATGGCCAAGGAAGATGTTCCAGAAAATGAGAACATCCTGTCTGACTGGGCGTACGATTGCTTGAAAGATGGAGGGCTTGTAAAGTTAGTGGAGCAGCAGCAGACAAGTGGTATAAATCCAAGACAGCTGGAACGAATGGTGTTGGTGAGTCTGTGGTGCATTCAAGATGACCCATCTCTGAGACCCTCCATGAAAAGGGTTGTTCAGCTGTTGGAAGGAACCCTGGAGATTCCCGTGCCACCGCGTCCAGGGTTTTCTTCACAGATTTCCCTCTCGTCCAACATTGGTTTTTGA